In Actinomyces weissii, a genomic segment contains:
- a CDS encoding ADP-dependent NAD(P)H-hydrate dehydratase: protein MSPQSLTLTDTQLAGRLRVPGAKDHKYTRGVLGVWAGSQTYPGAAVLACAAAVRTGVGLVRLQAPQRVADLVLARRPEVVPAAGRSQALLIGPGISAQDVPRAAEADAALALALGDPTTPPLPAVLDAGALPLLACRLQAGARCWPWHVLTPHAGEAAVLLSGLGRRTSRQQVEEDPEATVRALSAMTGATVLLKGNPTLVSGEGGQLLVRLDPGPAWLATAGSGDVLAGVLGALLAVEAASWERPDSEVYRVGEACVTGRGQADAAEPGAGSPGPAPVDPSAGEPQAADSAPLLHGSTKSVLECYQEDISRDSVAIPSNKTGGVKVSCLTGLVPVWMHPLLVTALGGRIHARAADICAGTGPGRQGRPLAALDLVETLPAVLEALLEAVQESAS from the coding sequence ATGAGCCCGCAGTCCCTGACGCTGACCGACACACAGCTGGCAGGCCGTCTACGGGTGCCAGGGGCGAAGGACCACAAGTACACCCGTGGGGTGCTGGGCGTGTGGGCAGGCTCCCAGACCTACCCCGGGGCCGCGGTGCTGGCCTGCGCCGCCGCGGTGCGCACGGGGGTGGGGCTGGTTCGCCTGCAGGCCCCGCAGCGGGTGGCGGACCTGGTGCTGGCCCGCCGTCCCGAGGTGGTGCCCGCTGCCGGGCGCAGCCAGGCCCTGTTGATCGGCCCCGGCATCAGCGCGCAGGACGTGCCCCGCGCGGCAGAGGCCGACGCCGCCCTGGCCCTGGCCCTGGGGGACCCGACCACCCCGCCGCTGCCTGCGGTGCTTGACGCCGGGGCCCTGCCGCTGCTGGCCTGCCGCCTGCAGGCAGGCGCGCGCTGCTGGCCCTGGCACGTGCTCACACCCCACGCGGGTGAGGCCGCCGTCCTGCTTAGTGGCCTGGGACGGCGTACCAGCCGCCAGCAGGTGGAGGAGGATCCGGAGGCCACCGTCCGGGCGCTATCAGCGATGACTGGTGCCACGGTGCTGCTCAAAGGCAACCCGACCCTGGTGTCTGGTGAGGGGGGACAGCTCCTTGTACGCCTGGACCCGGGTCCCGCCTGGCTGGCCACCGCGGGCAGCGGCGACGTACTCGCCGGGGTCCTGGGTGCCCTGCTGGCCGTGGAGGCCGCCTCCTGGGAGAGACCTGACAGTGAGGTTTACCGCGTCGGAGAAGCCTGCGTCACGGGCCGTGGGCAGGCAGACGCTGCCGAGCCGGGGGCTGGCAGTCCGGGGCCCGCCCCGGTGGACCCGTCTGCGGGTGAGCCGCAGGCGGCTGACAGTGCCCCGCTGCTACATGGTTCAACCAAATCGGTGCTGGAGTGTTACCAGGAAGATATAAGTCGAGACTCTGTTGCAATTCCAAGCAATAAAACTGGAGGTGTGAAGGTGTCCTGCCTCACTGGGCTGGTGCCGGTATGGATGCACCCGCTCCTGGTGACCGCTCTTGGAGGGCGGATTCATGCCCGCGCCGCAGACATCTGCGCAGGCACCGGCCCGGGCCGTCAGGGGCGTCCGCTGGCTGCCCTGGACCTGGTGGAGACACTGCCCGCGGTGTTGGAGGCACTGCTGGAGGCAGTGCAAGAATCGGCGTCGTGA
- the alr gene encoding alanine racemase, which translates to MPPQVPTPKAPGHVPPGLDAGTAPGAATARAVVDLKAVAHNAQVLARAAAIPWMAVVKADAYGHGLLPVSLTCLRAGASWLGVAQLAEALHLRALLDEAAVARPVAGAPASPQAPRVLTWIMPVLRPQEAAGEGSPLRAALAADLDLSVSTSDQLAAVTAAARAQGQMARVHLKADTGMSRAGAVAQDLPELAAGARQAQEAGLIQVVGLWSHLSRADEPGSGSTQEHLRRFRLAEQLLHEAGLRPPLRHLAATGGLLWHPETRLDLVRAGIGLYGLSPAPEVASGTELGLRPAMRLESRLLQVKRIPAGQAVSYGGTWTAPTDRWVGLVPLGYADGVPRAAASCGPVWAGGRRTQVVGKVCMDQFMIDLGPVTGSGAQQEQPVPPAQAGDPVVLWGDPQTLPGVPTADDWAQACETISYEMVTRLGPRVPRAYTDNSDEEHS; encoded by the coding sequence ATCCCACCGCAAGTACCTACCCCTAAGGCCCCGGGCCACGTGCCACCGGGCCTGGATGCTGGTACTGCCCCGGGCGCGGCAACCGCCCGGGCGGTGGTGGACCTGAAGGCGGTGGCCCACAACGCCCAGGTGCTGGCCCGCGCGGCCGCGATACCTTGGATGGCGGTGGTCAAGGCTGACGCCTACGGGCACGGCCTGCTGCCGGTGAGCCTGACCTGCCTGCGGGCCGGAGCCTCCTGGCTGGGGGTGGCGCAGCTGGCGGAGGCCCTGCACCTGCGGGCACTGCTGGACGAGGCCGCCGTCGCCCGCCCGGTTGCTGGTGCTCCGGCCAGCCCGCAGGCGCCCCGGGTGCTGACCTGGATCATGCCGGTGCTGCGCCCCCAGGAGGCAGCGGGGGAGGGCTCGCCGCTGCGAGCGGCACTTGCCGCCGACCTGGACCTGTCGGTCTCCACCAGCGACCAGCTGGCTGCGGTGACGGCGGCCGCCCGCGCCCAGGGGCAGATGGCCCGGGTGCACCTGAAGGCCGACACCGGGATGTCCCGGGCCGGGGCGGTGGCGCAGGACCTGCCTGAGCTGGCCGCCGGTGCACGGCAGGCCCAGGAGGCGGGGCTGATCCAGGTGGTGGGCCTGTGGAGCCACCTGTCGCGGGCCGACGAGCCAGGCAGCGGCTCTACCCAGGAGCACCTGCGGCGCTTCCGCCTGGCTGAGCAGCTGCTGCACGAGGCGGGCCTGCGTCCGCCGCTGCGGCACCTGGCGGCCACCGGCGGGCTGCTGTGGCACCCGGAGACCAGGCTGGACCTGGTGCGGGCCGGTATCGGGCTCTACGGGCTCAGTCCGGCCCCGGAGGTGGCCTCTGGCACGGAGCTGGGGCTGCGCCCGGCCATGCGGCTGGAGTCCCGGCTCCTGCAGGTCAAACGGATCCCGGCGGGACAGGCGGTCTCCTACGGGGGCACCTGGACGGCCCCCACAGACCGTTGGGTGGGGCTGGTGCCCCTGGGTTACGCCGACGGCGTGCCCCGAGCCGCCGCCTCCTGCGGCCCGGTCTGGGCTGGTGGCAGGCGCACCCAGGTGGTCGGCAAGGTCTGCATGGACCAGTTCATGATCGACCTGGGCCCCGTGACGGGCAGCGGAGCGCAGCAGGAGCAGCCTGTGCCCCCGGCGCAGGCCGGTGACCCCGTGGTCCTGTGGGGCGACCCACAGACGCTGCCCGGGGTGCCTACAGCAGACGACTGGGCGCAGGCCTGCGAGACCATCAGCTACGAGATGGTGACCCGGTTGGGTCCGCGGGTGCCGCGCGCATACACAGACAACAGCGATGAGGAACATTCATGA
- the tsaE gene encoding tRNA (adenosine(37)-N6)-threonylcarbamoyltransferase complex ATPase subunit type 1 TsaE, translating into MTSSHSVHELTVETSGPDGTRELGARLARLLRAGDLVLLSGGLGAGKTTLAQGVGAAMQVRGRVSSPTFIIARVHPATGEGPDLIHVDAYRLNSLEEVDALDLDSSLDSSVTLVEWGEDKVESLAADRLEITVSRPHGGLGAGPAPKQEEAAALAAQAVTDLAEADDGRRSVTIRAVGPRWAGTDWSSVAVTGS; encoded by the coding sequence ATGACCAGCAGCCACAGCGTCCACGAGCTGACCGTGGAGACCAGCGGACCTGACGGGACCCGGGAACTTGGGGCCCGCCTGGCCCGGCTGCTGCGCGCGGGTGACCTGGTGCTGCTCTCCGGCGGCCTGGGGGCAGGCAAGACCACCCTGGCCCAGGGGGTCGGCGCGGCCATGCAGGTGCGGGGCCGGGTCTCCTCACCCACCTTCATCATCGCGCGGGTCCACCCCGCCACCGGGGAGGGGCCGGACCTGATCCACGTGGACGCCTACCGGCTCAACAGCCTGGAGGAGGTTGACGCCCTGGACCTGGACTCCTCCCTGGACAGCTCGGTCACGCTGGTGGAGTGGGGGGAGGACAAGGTGGAGTCCCTGGCCGCTGACCGGCTGGAGATCACCGTAAGCAGGCCTCATGGTGGCCTGGGGGCAGGGCCTGCGCCAAAGCAGGAGGAAGCTGCCGCTCTGGCCGCCCAGGCGGTCACGGACCTGGCGGAGGCTGATGACGGACGCCGTAGCGTGACTATCAGGGCGGTAGGACCGCGGTGGGCCGGTACGGACTGGTCCTCTGTGGCCGTGACCGGGAGCTGA
- the tsaB gene encoding tRNA (adenosine(37)-N6)-threonylcarbamoyltransferase complex dimerization subunit type 1 TsaB: MRVISIDSSLGTQLLACDALRDPGTGRLELRVLHRAEQADPRHHAESLGPMLAQVLERLDSDGLPLEAVVAATGPAPFTGLRAGLVTARVLGRARSVPVHGVPSLDAVARLALDELPEGATVLVATDARRKEVYAARYRAAGADDVERLDGFLVAAPQEALDLGPADAVAGSGARLHPVLAEGRQVLAPVSGDALTQVRVALARLERLPAGQVLDTEPLYLRHADVQMSAARKRAL; encoded by the coding sequence GTGCGTGTTATCTCCATCGACTCCTCCCTTGGCACCCAGCTGCTGGCCTGCGACGCCCTCCGCGACCCGGGTACGGGCCGCCTGGAGCTGCGCGTCCTGCACCGTGCCGAGCAGGCTGACCCCCGCCACCACGCCGAGTCCCTGGGGCCCATGCTCGCCCAGGTGCTGGAGCGGCTCGACAGCGACGGGCTGCCGCTGGAGGCGGTGGTGGCGGCCACGGGGCCCGCGCCCTTCACGGGGCTGCGCGCCGGGCTGGTAACCGCCCGGGTCCTGGGCCGCGCCCGGTCAGTTCCGGTGCACGGTGTGCCCAGCCTCGACGCCGTCGCCCGCCTGGCCCTGGACGAGCTGCCTGAGGGCGCCACGGTGCTGGTAGCCACTGACGCCCGCCGCAAGGAGGTGTACGCCGCCAGGTACCGGGCCGCCGGGGCGGACGACGTCGAGCGGCTGGACGGCTTCCTGGTGGCGGCGCCGCAGGAGGCGCTGGACCTGGGGCCCGCCGATGCCGTAGCCGGTTCCGGGGCTCGGCTCCACCCGGTGCTGGCGGAGGGCCGTCAGGTGCTCGCCCCCGTCTCCGGGGACGCTCTGACCCAGGTGCGGGTGGCGCTGGCCCGCCTGGAGCGGCTGCCTGCCGGTCAGGTGCTGGACACCGAGCCCCTCTACCTGCGCCACGCCGACGTGCAGATGTCCGCTGCCCGTAAGCGGGCCCTGTGA
- a CDS encoding GNAT family N-acetyltransferase — protein MTAWRLRPMRPADLPQIARLEQELFGAEAWSQELLTAELAAAAGVRGPVDRRYLVAEAAATAAETVQASGRPDDGAGPDDDAGPDGREGQGPGSGVVVGYAGVWTGDGQGEADLLTIATVPEHRRQGVARSLLEAAVACARAAGCPALLLEVRESNTAAQRLYLGRGFKPLGRRRRYYTAPVEDALVMRLNL, from the coding sequence GTGACCGCCTGGCGCCTGCGGCCCATGCGCCCCGCGGACCTGCCGCAGATAGCCAGGCTGGAGCAGGAGCTGTTTGGTGCCGAGGCCTGGAGCCAGGAGCTGCTGACCGCCGAGCTGGCGGCTGCCGCCGGGGTCCGCGGGCCAGTGGACCGCCGCTACCTGGTGGCGGAGGCCGCTGCCACGGCGGCGGAGACGGTGCAGGCCAGTGGGAGGCCGGATGACGGCGCCGGGCCGGATGACGACGCCGGGCCGGATGGCCGCGAGGGACAGGGGCCCGGCAGCGGCGTCGTCGTGGGCTATGCCGGGGTGTGGACGGGGGACGGGCAGGGGGAGGCGGACCTGCTGACCATCGCCACGGTCCCCGAGCACCGCCGTCAGGGCGTAGCCCGCTCCCTGCTGGAGGCGGCGGTGGCCTGCGCCCGCGCCGCCGGGTGCCCCGCCCTGCTGCTGGAGGTGCGGGAGTCCAACACCGCGGCACAACGGCTCTACCTGGGGCGGGGTTTCAAGCCGTTGGGCAGGCGCAGACGCTACTACACCGCACCTGTGGAGGACGCCTTGGTCATGCGCCTGAACCTCTAG
- a CDS encoding succinate dehydrogenase cytochrome b subunit, whose product MKRMMAVSGLVFLFFVVFHAYGNLHYFQGEVAYDHYAVFLRTLLEPILPYEGFLWILRLALLVCLAAHVHSAYSLWARNKRARGSDRYAVKVSKADSYASRYAMRTMRWGGTILLLFIILHLLQFTTLHFTPGGEYVHGRAYANMYWGFQLWWVYLVYVVALISLCLHLWHGVWSALQTLGATRRQTVPGIRIIAFLVAFAVFASFMAVPTAILFGMVDAPMAATDYYPQLCEAVGSAAEHVSHCAALTH is encoded by the coding sequence ATGAAGCGCATGATGGCGGTCTCCGGACTCGTCTTCCTTTTCTTCGTCGTATTCCACGCCTACGGCAACCTCCACTACTTCCAGGGCGAGGTGGCCTACGACCACTACGCCGTGTTCCTGCGCACCCTGCTGGAGCCGATCCTCCCCTACGAGGGCTTCCTGTGGATCCTGCGCCTGGCCCTGCTGGTGTGCCTGGCGGCCCACGTGCACAGCGCCTACTCCCTGTGGGCACGTAACAAGCGGGCACGTGGCTCGGACCGGTACGCGGTCAAGGTGTCCAAGGCGGACTCCTACGCCTCCCGCTACGCCATGCGCACCATGCGCTGGGGAGGCACCATCCTGCTGCTGTTCATCATCCTGCACCTGCTGCAGTTCACCACCCTGCACTTCACCCCCGGTGGCGAGTACGTGCACGGACGTGCCTACGCCAACATGTACTGGGGCTTCCAGCTGTGGTGGGTCTACCTGGTCTACGTGGTCGCGCTGATCTCCCTGTGCCTGCACCTGTGGCACGGCGTGTGGTCCGCCCTGCAGACGCTGGGGGCCACCCGTCGGCAGACCGTCCCCGGTATCCGGATCATCGCTTTCCTGGTGGCCTTCGCGGTCTTCGCCAGCTTCATGGCGGTGCCCACCGCGATCCTCTTTGGCATGGTGGACGCCCCCATGGCTGCAACCGACTACTACCCGCAGCTGTGTGAGGCGGTCGGCTCTGCGGCCGAGCACGTCTCCCACTGCGCTGCGCTGACCCACTGA
- a CDS encoding fumarate reductase/succinate dehydrogenase flavoprotein subunit yields MTDLIDGLYKLGDKVADTKAPHDVPIARRWEQRKFNTKLVNPSNRRKLDVIVVGSGLAGGAAAASLGEQGYNVKVFFYQDSARRAHSIAAQGGINAAKNYRNDGDSVYRLFYDTVKGGDYRAREDNVYRLAEVSANIIDQCVAQGVPFAREYGGLLDNRSFGGVQVSRTFYARGQTGQQLLIGAYQALERQVAAGTVQEFRRHEMVELILVDGRARGIIARDMVTGEIETHLADAVVLATGGYGNVFFLSTNAMGCNGTAIWRAYRKGAYFANPCYTQIHPTCIPQSGDFQSKLTLMSESLRNDGRIWVPKKAEDCDKDPRSIPEEDRDYYLERIYPAFGNLVPRDIASRQAKNMCDEGRGVGPAIKERDADGNERMMRRGVYLDFSEAISRMGKEQVSAKYGNLFEMYQRITGDDPYETPMRIYPAVHYTMGGLWVDYDLESNIPGLYVGGEANFSDHGANRLGASALMQGLADGYFVLPDTMNDYLADMLRLGKVDPNAPEIAEAKAAVQDRINRLMALRGTRSVDDFHMALGRIMWEYCGMERRDSGLRKAIKMIRELKAEFWRDGRVTGEPMELNQSLEKAGRLLDFFELAELMCIDALHRRESCGGHFRAESQTPEGEAMRHDDEFLYVAAWEWGGEDQPPILHKEDLIYNDIELKQRSYK; encoded by the coding sequence ATGACTGACCTCATCGATGGCCTCTACAAGCTGGGCGACAAGGTCGCCGACACGAAGGCCCCCCACGACGTCCCCATCGCCCGCAGGTGGGAGCAGCGCAAGTTCAACACCAAGCTGGTGAACCCCTCCAACCGCCGCAAGCTGGACGTCATCGTCGTCGGCTCCGGCCTGGCCGGTGGCGCCGCCGCGGCCTCACTGGGTGAGCAGGGCTACAACGTCAAGGTGTTCTTCTACCAGGACTCCGCCCGCCGGGCCCACTCCATCGCCGCCCAGGGCGGTATCAACGCCGCCAAGAACTACCGCAACGACGGCGACTCCGTGTACCGGCTGTTCTACGACACCGTCAAGGGCGGCGACTACCGCGCCCGTGAGGACAACGTCTACCGCCTGGCCGAGGTCAGCGCGAACATCATCGACCAGTGCGTGGCCCAGGGCGTGCCCTTCGCCCGCGAGTACGGTGGCCTGCTGGACAACCGCTCCTTCGGTGGCGTGCAGGTCTCCCGTACCTTCTACGCCCGGGGACAGACCGGTCAGCAGCTGCTGATCGGTGCCTACCAGGCCCTGGAGCGGCAGGTTGCGGCAGGTACTGTCCAGGAGTTCCGTCGCCACGAGATGGTGGAGCTGATCCTGGTCGACGGGCGTGCCCGCGGCATCATCGCCCGTGACATGGTCACCGGGGAGATCGAGACCCACCTGGCCGACGCCGTCGTCCTGGCCACCGGTGGCTACGGCAACGTGTTCTTCCTGTCCACCAACGCCATGGGCTGCAACGGCACCGCCATCTGGCGGGCCTACCGCAAGGGCGCGTACTTCGCGAACCCCTGCTACACGCAGATCCACCCGACCTGCATCCCGCAGTCCGGTGACTTCCAGTCCAAGCTCACCCTGATGAGTGAGTCGCTGCGTAACGACGGCCGGATCTGGGTGCCCAAGAAGGCGGAGGACTGTGACAAGGACCCGCGCAGCATCCCCGAGGAGGACCGCGACTACTACCTGGAGCGCATCTACCCCGCCTTCGGCAACCTCGTGCCCCGGGACATCGCCTCCCGCCAGGCCAAGAACATGTGCGACGAGGGCCGCGGCGTAGGCCCGGCCATCAAGGAGCGGGACGCGGACGGCAACGAGCGCATGATGCGTCGTGGCGTCTACCTGGACTTCTCTGAGGCCATCTCCCGCATGGGCAAGGAGCAGGTCTCCGCCAAGTACGGCAACCTGTTCGAGATGTACCAGCGCATCACCGGCGACGACCCCTACGAGACGCCGATGCGTATCTACCCGGCCGTCCACTACACCATGGGTGGCCTGTGGGTTGACTACGACCTGGAGTCCAACATCCCCGGCCTGTACGTGGGTGGAGAGGCCAACTTCTCCGACCACGGCGCCAACCGCCTGGGCGCCTCCGCCCTGATGCAGGGCCTGGCGGACGGCTACTTCGTGCTGCCGGACACCATGAACGACTACCTGGCCGACATGCTGCGCCTGGGCAAGGTGGATCCCAACGCCCCGGAGATCGCCGAGGCCAAGGCCGCGGTGCAGGACCGCATCAACCGCCTCATGGCGCTGCGCGGCACCCGCTCCGTGGACGACTTCCACATGGCCCTGGGGCGCATCATGTGGGAGTACTGCGGCATGGAGCGCCGCGACTCCGGCCTGCGTAAGGCGATCAAGATGATCCGCGAGCTCAAGGCCGAGTTCTGGCGTGACGGCCGGGTCACCGGCGAGCCCATGGAGCTCAACCAGTCGCTGGAGAAGGCGGGCCGCCTGCTCGACTTCTTTGAGCTCGCTGAGCTCATGTGCATCGACGCGCTGCACCGCCGCGAGTCCTGTGGTGGCCACTTCCGCGCCGAGTCCCAGACCCCTGAGGGGGAGGCCATGCGTCACGACGACGAGTTCCTCTACGTCGCGGCCTGGGAGTGGGGCGGCGAGGACCAGCCCCCGATCCTCCACAAGGAGGACCTCATCTACAACGACATCGAGCTCAAGCAGCGGAGTTACAAGTGA
- a CDS encoding succinate dehydrogenase/fumarate reductase iron-sulfur subunit, with protein MNIKLKIWRQKNKNTKGHFEEYSMSGVEEHMSFLEVLDLLNEQLFQAGQEPVAFDSDCREGICGQCGVVINGQAHGPIRSTTCQLHMRHLAEDPSFKDGSTITIEPWRSTGFPVLRDLVVDRSALDRIVQAGGYISVNTGAAPDAHAVPVQKDKAEAAFEAAACIGCGACVAACPNASAMLFTGAKVAHLGLLPQGQPERLNRVVNMLNQHDEEGFGGCTNIGECAAVCPKSVPLEVIARLNRDLGRALWKGTVAHS; from the coding sequence GTGAACATCAAGCTGAAGATCTGGCGCCAGAAGAACAAGAACACCAAGGGCCACTTCGAGGAGTACTCGATGTCCGGCGTCGAGGAGCACATGAGCTTCCTCGAGGTCCTGGACCTGCTCAACGAGCAGCTTTTCCAGGCTGGTCAGGAGCCGGTGGCCTTCGATTCCGACTGCCGTGAGGGCATCTGCGGCCAGTGCGGTGTGGTGATCAACGGGCAGGCCCACGGGCCGATCCGCTCCACCACCTGCCAGCTGCACATGCGCCACCTGGCGGAGGACCCGTCCTTCAAGGATGGCTCCACCATCACCATTGAGCCTTGGCGCTCCACCGGGTTCCCGGTGCTGCGTGACCTGGTGGTTGACCGCTCGGCCCTGGACCGGATCGTCCAGGCCGGTGGCTACATCTCGGTGAACACGGGGGCGGCCCCGGACGCTCACGCCGTGCCGGTGCAGAAGGACAAGGCGGAGGCCGCTTTCGAGGCTGCTGCCTGCATCGGTTGCGGTGCCTGCGTGGCGGCCTGCCCGAACGCTTCCGCGATGCTGTTCACTGGGGCGAAGGTGGCGCACCTGGGCCTGCTCCCGCAGGGGCAGCCGGAGCGGCTCAACCGTGTGGTGAACATGCTCAACCAGCACGACGAGGAGGGCTTCGGCGGCTGCACCAACATTGGTGAGTGCGCCGCGGTCTGCCCCAAGTCGGTGCCGCTGGAGGTTATCGCCCGCCTGAACCGTGATCTGGGCCGGGCCCTGTGGAAGGGCACGGTGGCGCACTCCTGA
- a CDS encoding DUF6318 family protein: MPSTSSAHAPSPVDDAVNTLRPQTLTSPLADTDTTRQREAPPPPRRVPSGRQAASTQRWRAAPARPWAHAWARALAAALLVLPASACTNQPTAPTPTESASTTVTPGTTPAPSAATLVPTTGSSQPPATSASPSAAPSLSPEAQASKDQALATPLPPRLERMDENSPEGAAQAAKYFMLLYTYTFTTGNTQPWLEMTEEGCVFCKSVVDNTKEIHDKGDWVDHWDILISRITYAAPVDGYELSAVTLTLSHPGTTTRYKADGSIVQVEGEDDYKLQLGMRYTGGRWTVRQGAKVE; this comes from the coding sequence ATGCCAAGTACAAGCTCTGCCCATGCCCCCAGCCCCGTTGACGACGCCGTGAACACCCTCAGGCCCCAGACCCTCACCAGCCCACTGGCAGACACAGACACGACCAGACAGAGGGAGGCCCCGCCCCCGCCTCGAAGGGTCCCGAGCGGGCGCCAGGCCGCCAGCACTCAGCGCTGGAGAGCAGCTCCAGCGCGCCCTTGGGCGCACGCCTGGGCCAGGGCGCTAGCGGCAGCGCTCCTGGTACTACCAGCCAGCGCCTGCACCAACCAGCCCACAGCACCGACCCCCACAGAATCCGCCAGCACCACAGTCACCCCAGGCACCACCCCCGCACCCTCCGCCGCAACCCTCGTCCCGACCACAGGCTCCTCCCAACCACCTGCCACCTCGGCCAGCCCGTCAGCGGCACCCTCGCTGTCTCCTGAGGCCCAGGCCAGCAAGGACCAGGCCCTGGCCACACCCCTGCCACCCCGGTTGGAGCGCATGGACGAGAACAGCCCAGAAGGTGCGGCCCAGGCAGCCAAGTACTTCATGCTGCTGTACACCTACACCTTCACAACTGGTAACACCCAGCCCTGGCTAGAAATGACCGAGGAAGGGTGCGTCTTCTGTAAATCCGTTGTAGACAACACAAAAGAAATCCATGACAAAGGCGACTGGGTAGACCACTGGGATATACTAATCAGTAGGATTACGTATGCCGCTCCAGTTGACGGATATGAACTGTCTGCCGTTACTTTAACCTTATCCCACCCCGGCACCACCACCAGATATAAGGCAGACGGGAGCATCGTGCAAGTGGAGGGGGAAGATGACTACAAGCTGCAGCTAGGGATGCGCTACACAGGTGGACGTTGGACGGTTCGTCAGGGAGCAAAGGTCGAATGA